Proteins from one Coregonus clupeaformis isolate EN_2021a chromosome 25, ASM2061545v1, whole genome shotgun sequence genomic window:
- the LOC121539631 gene encoding intersectin-2, whose amino-acid sequence MNGGRSVWAISPEERDKHDKQFDTLSPVMGYVSGEQARKFFLQSGLPSSVLAEIWALADMNKDGKMDRLEFSIAMKLIKLKLQGTPLPSSLPIIMKQPPVPAPNPASTGVMSSSRYGMGSMPNLSIMPGAIGMLTPIPMTSNFSTMTPNFSPMTPVTGLTPMVPMTAGMVPLVSTSTMPLLPSLGSPALPNGTMGILQHLPTGHMGTGMPLSAPYASSPLGFSPGMNKATSLLDLGSSSSNSSSTTSLAGSSPKTAPSDWAVPQASRLKYRQQFNSLDKNMTGYLTGQQVRNAMATTLLTQTQLATIWTLADVDKDGKLRGEEFILAMHLVDMAKTGQPLPLTLPTELIPPSQRGAVNGTGLSLYAGITEELEAEPPQKTKSNLSFEDRFKANLERGNAELEKRRQALQDAQRREEERRQQKEREERERREREAREQEERRRKEEERRLERQRELERQKEEERLKEMERKEAVQRELERQRKEEWERRRRGELQSQKSQEQEDIGRLKARKSNLEMELEAVGNKHRQISERLHDAQSKRKVQRSELELTNQRRDTSRQDINSLQRQLEEYQRKLSQLTPEQQRLSDKLRNMALNNLPVSTMSTLKQSASEKDGVCRKLKQQLDALEKETAAKLADMDQYQNDIQDLRESQWKQQSALDKLRSIKEDKRRELERQRAQEEERKRREEEEAQRRIKLEKERQWQKKLQREEEERERRLQEEREAKLREEEEKETQARLLAAKEQAERERRAEERREQERRMQEERRRLEEEERKMEEERRKQEEERKRKDEERREEERRRQEERKKQEEEDRRRREEERKRLEEEMMEREKEEEERRRQRAAEAAIRDAEERKRVEEERKRKEEERRRQEEVERKRREEDRKRVEEERKRKEEERRRQEEVERKRREEDRKRTNIHDKLSALLRGLEERKGGLQPQAMEHRKSAALTSFRALYPFTARNQDELSFEADELIEVDESMEREQGWLYGSRQGKMGWFPESYVERQAKPETPATAVINTTLAATTTAVATTAVYATVAKQAPRPQLSTPKHTGKPGGDAAMPTGQNSAFTPTHAPHHAPLDQIQVVGSLQAQALCSWTAKTESHLNFSKDDVIWVLEQQESWWLGELNGVQGWFPKTYVKLLGDNEDTTNSINSPPDGSEATDAAQQEEYVALYTYESPEPGDLTFREGDVILVTQREGEWWSGGIGDRTGVFPSNYVKPKETDTSSNSGKSGQPGKKPEIAQVSTAYTATGTEQLSLAPGQLILILSKNATGWWLGELQARGKKRQKGWFPASHVKMLGSNSGKSTPAPLPVCQVIAMYDYKAANEDEMSFSKGQLISVFDKNDPDWWKGEVNGVTGLFPTNYVKMTTADTDPSQQWCADLNSLDSMTPQERKRQGYIHELLQTEERYVEDLQIVMEVFHKPMSESGRLTEAEMAMIFVNWKELIACNTKLLKALHVRKKTGGEKMPVQVIGDILASELAHLQPYIRFCSCQLNGAALLQSRTDNQQDFKDFLKKIATDYRCKGMPLSSFLLKPMQRITRYPLHIKNILESTQEGHVDRGPLREALERAEELCSQVNEGVREKENSDRLEWMQSHVQCEGVTENLVFNSLTNCLGPRKLLHSGKVYKIKSNKELWAFLFNDFLLLTHAAKQFSSSGPDRLFSNKNNTQLKMYKPPVFLNEVLVKLPDPSSEEPFFHISHIDRVYSLKTENINERTAWVQKIKAASEDFLETDKKKREKAYQARSLKASGIGRLLVTILEATELKSCKPNGKSNPYCEVTMGAQIYTSRTLSDTVNPKWNFNCQFNIRDLYQDVLCITIFEKDQFSPDDFLGRTEVPVATIKKELENKGPATRRLLLHEVPTGEVWVRLDLQLFQNRASK is encoded by the exons CCTCAACAGGCGTCATGTCCTCCTCACGCTATG GAATGGGCTCCATGCCAAACCTGTCTATAATGCCCGGAGCCATCGGCATGCTCACCCCCATTCCCATGACATCTAACTTCTCAACCATGACCCCTAACTTCTCACCCATGACCCCTGTGACTGGCCTCACTCCTATGGTCCCAATGACAGCAGGCATGGTCCCCCTGGTTTCCACGTCAACAATGCCCCTGCTGCCATCCCTGGGCAGCCCCGCTCTCCCCAATGGCACTATGGGTATCCTACAGCACCTCCCAACAGGACACATGGGGACAG GCATGCCTCTCTCTGCGCCCTACGCCTCCTCTCCTCTGGGTTTCTCTCCTGGGATGAACAAAGCTACGTCACTGCTGGACCTAGGCTcaagcag ctccaACTCTTCGTCCACCACCTCCCTGGCAGGTAGTTCTCCTAAGACGGCTCCGTCTGACTGGGCCGTGCCTCAGGCCTCGCGCCTCAAATACAGACAGCAGTTCAACAGCCTCGACAAAAACATGACGGGATACCTTACAG gtCAGCAGGTGAGGAATGCTATGGCAACCACTCTGCTCACTCAGACACAGCTGGCAACCATCTG gaccCTGGCCGATGTGGATAAGGATGGGAAGCTAAGGGGAGAGGAGTTTATTCTGGCCATGCATTTAGTGGACATGGCCAAGACCGGCCAACCCTTACCTCTCACACTACCCACAGAACTAATACCACCAtcacagag GGGTGCTGTGAATGGGACCGGTTTATCTCTCTATGCTGGCATCACTGAAGAACTGGAGGCTGAGCCACCACAGAAAACCAAAAGCaact tatCGTTTGAGGATAGGTTCAAGGCCAACCTGGAGCGAGGGAACGCGGAGCTGGAGAAAAGAAGACAGGCTCTGCAGGAcgcacagaggagagaggaggagagacgccagcagaaggagagagaggagcgagagaggagagagagggaggccagggagcaggaggagaggaggaggaaggaggaggagaggaggctggaGCGGCAGAGGGAgctggagagacagaaagaggaggagaggctaaaggagatggagagaaaagag GCGGTGCAGCGTGAGTTGGAGCGCCAGAGGAaggaggagtgggagaggaggaggagaggagagctgcagAGCCAGAAAAGTCAGGAGCAGGAGGACATCGGCAGACTAAAGGCCAGGAAGAGCAACCTGGAGATGGAGCTGGAGGCTGTG GGTAACAAACACAGGCAGATCTCCGAGCGGCTGCATGATGCTCAGAGCAAGAGGAAGGTGCAGCGGAGCGAGCTGGAGCTGACCAACCAGAGAAGAGACACAAGCAGACAGGACATCAACTCCCTGCAGAGACAACTagag GAGTACCAGAGGAAGCTGTCCCAGCTGACTCCAGAACAGCAGAGGCTCAGTGACAAACTTAGGAACATGGCCCTCAACAACCTGCCAG TCTCCACCATGTCCACGCTGAAGCAAAGTGCCAGCGAGAAGGACGGAGTGTGTCGTAAACTGAAGCAGCAGCTGGATGCTCTGGAGAAAGAGACGGCCGCTAAACTGGCCGACATGGACCAGTACCAGAACGACATACAG GATCTGAGAGAGAGCCAGTGGAAGCAGCAGTCGGCTCTGGATAAACTACGAAGCATCAAAGAGGACAAACGGAGAGAACTGGAGAGACAGAGGgcgcaggaggaggagaggaagaggagggaggaggaggaggcccaAAG GCGTATTAAGCTGGAGAAGGAGCGTCAGTGGCAGAAgaagctgcagagagaggaggaggagagagagaggaggttgcaggaagagagggaggccaaactgagagaggaggaggagaaggagacacAGGCCCGCCTCTTAGCTGCTAAAGAACAGGCAGAACGAGAAcgcagagcggaggagaggagagagcaggagaggagaatgcaggaggagaggagaagactggaggaagaggagaggaagatggaggaggagagaaggaaacaggaggaggagaggaagagaaaggatGAGGAGAggcgagaggaagagaggaggcggCAGGAGGAGCGGAAGAAGCAAGAAGAGGAGGATCGGcgcagaagagaggaggagaggaagaggttagaggaggagatgatggagagagagaaggaggaagaggagaggaggcggCAGCGGGCTGCAGAAGCAGCGATCCGAgacgcagaggagaggaagagagtggaggaggagaggaagaggaaggaggaggagaggagaaggcaggaagaggtggagaggaagaggcgtgaggaggacaggaagagagtggaggaggagaggaagaggaaggaggaggagaggaggaggcaggaagaggtggagaggaagAGGCGCGAGGAGGACaggaagaga ACCAACATCCATGACAAACTGTCAGCCCTTCTCAGAggactagaggagaggaaag GCGGTCTGCAGCCCCAGGCCATGGAGCACAGGAAGTCTGCGGCGCTCACTTCCTTCCGGGCGCTCTACCCCTTCACCGCTCGCAACCAGGACGAACTCAGCTTCGAGGCCGATGAACTCATCGAG gtggaTGAGAGTATGGAGCGGGAGCAGGGTTGGCTGTATGGCAGTCGGCAGGGGAAGATGGGCTGGTTCCCAGAGAGCTATGTGGAGAGACAGGCCAAACCAGAGACACCTgctactgctgttattaatacAACTCTAGCTGCCACTACCACTGCTGTTGCTACCACTGCTGTTTATGCTACTGTTGCTAAACAGGCCCCCAGACCACAACTCTCCACCCCCAAACACACAGG GAAACCCGGGGGAGACGCTGCCATGCCAACGGGACAGAACTCCGCCTTCACACCTACACACGCCCCTCACCACGCCCCCTTGGATCAGATACAG GTGGTGGGTAGCCTGCAGGCCCAGGCTCTGTGTTCGTGGACCGCTAAGACAGAGAGCCATCTGAACTTCAGTAAGGATGATGTGATCTGGGTGCTGGAGCAGCAggagagctggtggctgggggaGCTCAACGGGGTGCAAGGCTGGTTCCCCAAAACATATGTCAAACTCCTGGGAGACAATGAAGACACCACCAA CTCGATCAATTCCCCTCCTGATGGATCTGAAGCCACAGATGCTGCTCAACAGGAAG AGTACGTGGCGCTGTACACCTATGAGAGCCCAGAGCCTGGTGACCTGACATTTAGGGAGGGTGATGTCATCCTGGTgacccagagagagggagagtggtggaGCGGAGGCATCGGAGACCGCACCGGGGTGTTCCCTTCTAACTACGTCAAACCCAAAGAGACAGAC ACATCCAGCAACTCTGGGAAATCAGGTCAGCCTGGGAAGAAACCAG AGATAGCCCAGGTGAGCACAGCCTACACGGCCACAGGGACAGAACAGCTCAGCCTGGCGCCAGGACAGCTTATCCTCATCCTCAGCAAGAACGCCACCGGCTGGTGGCTCGGAGAACTGCAG GCGCGGGGAAAGAAGCGTCAGAAGGGTTGGTTTCCTGCCTCGCACGTCAAAATGCTGGGATCCAACAGCGGCAAGTCCACGCCAGCACCTCTACCAG TGTGTCAGGTCATTGCCATGTACGACTATAAGGCAGCTAACGAGGACGAGATGAGCTTCTCCAAGGGTCAACTGATCAGTGTGTTCGACAAGAACGACCCCGATTGGTGGAAAGGGGAGGTCAACGGGGTCACCGGTCTGTTCCCAACCAATTACGTCAAGATGACCACCGCCGACACCGACCCCAGCCAGCAAT ggtgtgcTGACCTGAACAGTCTAGACTCTATGACTccccaggagaggaagagacagggttACATCCACGAGCTCCTCCAGACAGAAGAGAGATATGTAGAGGACCTACAGATAGTCATGgag GTGTTCCATAAACCCATGTCTGAGTCGGGCCGTCTGACAGAGGCAGAGATGGCCATGATCTTTGTCAACTGGAAGGAGCTCATCGCCTGTAACACCAAACTGCTAAA ggCTCTGCATGTGCGTAAGAAGACTGGGGGTGAGAAGATGCCTGTCCAGGTGATCGGGGACATCTTGGCGTCAGAGCTGGCTCACCTCCAGCCATACATCCGGTTCTGCTCCTGTCAACTAAACGGAGCTGCTCTGCTGCAGAGCAGGACTGACAACCAACAGGACTTTAAAGACTTCCTCAAG AAAATCGCCACAGACTACCGCTGTAAAGGCATGCCCTTATCCAGCTTCCTGCTGAAGCCCATGCAGAGGATCACACGCTACCCTCTACACATCAAAAAC ATCCTGGAGAGTACCCAGGAGGGCCATGTGGACCGCGGCCCCCTGAGAGAGGCTTTGGAGCGGGCTGAGGAGCTGTGTTCTCAGGTCAACGAGGGAGTCAGGGAGAAGGAGAATTCTGACAGGCTGGAGTGGATGCAGTCACACGTACAGTGTGAGGGAGTCACAGAG AACTTGGTGTTTAACTCTCTGACTAACTGCCTGGGGCCCCGTAAACTGCTCCACAGTGGTAAGGTGTACAAGATTAAGAGCAATAAGGAGCTGTGGGCCTTCCTCTTTAACGACTTCCTACTGCTCACCCACGCTGCCAAACAGTTCAGCTCCTCGGGACCAGACAGACTCTTCAGCAACAAGAACAACACACAGCTCAAGATGTATAAACCG CCGGTGTTCCTCAACGAGGTTCTAGTGAAGTTGCCTGACCCCTCCAGTGAAGAGCCCTTCTTCCACATCTCCCACATCGACCGAGTCTACAGCCTCAAGACCGAGAACATCAACGAGAG GACGGCCTGGGTGCAGAAGATCAAAGCTGCCTCGGAGGACTTCTTAGAGACAGAtaagaagaagagggagaaggcCTACCAAG CTCGTTCCCTGAAGGCCAGTGGAATCGGCCGGCTGTTAGTCACCATCCTGGAGGCCACTGAACTCAAGTCCTGCAAACCCAACG gTAAGAGTAACCCTTACTGCGAGGTAACCATGGGAGCTCAGATCTACACCTCTAGGACCCTCAGTGACACGGTCAACCCCAAGTGGAACTTCAACTGTCAGTTCAACATCAGAGATTtgtaccaggacgtcctctgcaTCACCATCTTCGAGAAGGACCAGTTCTCCCCTGACG ACTTCCTGGGTCGTACGGAGGTTCCCGTGGCGACCATAAAGAAGGAGTTGGAGAACAAGGGTCCAGCGACGCGCCGGCTGCTCCTGCACGAGGTCCCCACTGGAGAGGTTTGGGTCCGCCTCGAcctgcagctctttcaaaacagAGCGTCCAAATAA